Proteins found in one Bordetella genomosp. 11 genomic segment:
- a CDS encoding ABC transporter substrate-binding protein codes for MPSKVLRATLALLAACLALPGYAQMKIGVVTSSTGPTALVGIPQKNTVPLLPTRIGDLTVEYIVLDDASDTSQSVTAVRKLINEDHVDAIIGPPGSPNTLAILPFVAEAGVPLLAPVGSAAAVVPMDAQKRWVFKTTQNDDIIAKALVQHMAGSGIRTVGFIGLNDPYGENWYKVFSDLAARHHIAIVANERYVRTDSSVTGQALKLLAAKPDAVLVAAPGGASVLPETTLVDLGYHGKFYQTHGAALPDFLKLGGKKVEGTILAAGLMLVLPEIPDDNPSKKVATAYIDAYRQRYGTTPATFGANVYDAGLLLQHAVPVAEQAGKPGTPAFRSALRDALEQTRDLVGTQGVYTMTQQDHSGFDERGRVLITVKNGNWTLLK; via the coding sequence ATGCCGTCCAAAGTCCTGCGCGCCACCCTGGCGCTGCTGGCCGCCTGCCTTGCCCTGCCAGGCTACGCGCAAATGAAAATCGGTGTCGTGACATCGTCGACCGGCCCCACGGCGCTGGTCGGCATCCCGCAGAAGAACACCGTGCCGTTGCTGCCGACACGCATCGGCGACCTGACGGTGGAGTACATCGTACTGGACGACGCCAGCGATACGTCGCAATCCGTCACGGCCGTCCGCAAACTGATCAACGAAGACCACGTCGATGCGATCATCGGCCCGCCCGGCTCGCCCAATACCCTGGCCATCCTGCCCTTCGTCGCCGAAGCCGGCGTGCCGCTGCTGGCGCCGGTGGGCTCCGCCGCCGCCGTGGTGCCGATGGACGCCCAGAAGAGGTGGGTATTCAAGACCACGCAGAACGACGACATCATCGCGAAGGCCCTGGTGCAGCACATGGCCGGCTCGGGGATAAGAACCGTGGGATTCATCGGTTTGAACGACCCCTACGGCGAGAACTGGTACAAGGTTTTCTCCGATCTGGCCGCGCGTCACCATATCGCGATCGTCGCCAACGAACGCTATGTGCGCACGGACAGCTCCGTCACCGGGCAGGCGCTGAAACTGCTGGCGGCCAAGCCCGACGCGGTGCTGGTGGCCGCGCCGGGCGGCGCCAGCGTGCTGCCTGAAACCACGCTGGTGGACCTGGGCTATCACGGCAAGTTCTACCAGACGCACGGCGCCGCCCTGCCCGATTTCCTGAAACTGGGCGGCAAGAAGGTGGAAGGCACCATCCTGGCGGCCGGCCTCATGCTGGTCCTGCCGGAGATCCCGGACGACAACCCATCCAAGAAGGTCGCCACCGCCTATATCGATGCCTATCGGCAGCGCTACGGCACGACGCCCGCCACCTTCGGCGCCAATGTCTACGACGCCGGGCTATTGCTGCAGCACGCGGTGCCGGTGGCCGAGCAGGCCGGCAAGCCAGGCACGCCGGCCTTCCGCTCCGCCCTGCGCGATGCGCTGGAACAGACCCGCGACCTGGTCGGCACGCAGGGCGTGTACACCATGACGCAGCAGGACCATAGCGGATTCGACGAACGCGGCCGCGTTCTGATCACGGTCAAGAACGGCAACTGGACATTGCTGAAGTAG